The segment aaaaacaaaacagtttcCTACCCCAATTTCTTCACACTGGAACAAATAAACAGTAGGAGCCCTTCGGACATTTTCCTGAACTGTGACAGTCAGGAGGGAGTCGTAAGAACAGCTGTATAGTATGGCTTTAGTTTGCGAGATGCTCTTGAGAGGGAAAGAATCCAGCACCTCCTGCAaaagtattataattatttatattattattatctgaatATAATACAATGTTGCAAtcagaatgtttttttaataagagctcaggtggtgcagtggtcaatTAGGCTGATCCAccactgggtttgaatcccagcggtgctattggctggacaagcgtctacacagacatgactggctaacaTGACATGATAGACTAACATTTCGTTTTATATCATTTctacaaatgaaattaaatactaACTGTAAAGTAACTACTGACCTTTGTTTCGATGTCACACAGTTGCAGAGAGCCACCCTGCACCTGCAGGATCATATCCTGACCCCACACCTTCCCTCGGCTGTCTAAATTTTTCAGCTTCTCCACACAGTCCTCAATTTTGCTCAACCCACTCTGATTTAACTCACATGTGAACAGGTGCTAAGGAGGCAAGGCAAAacataataatagcaataataataataatattaaaaaagtaaattattACGTTTTTACTGTAATCACTGTCATTCAAATCAAAACACGATTACAATAAAGGAAGCAGGTCGATTATGATGTTGTAAATTAGAAATATGAGCAGGTCTAGTCCTAgggttttatttttgcatatgcTGTGGTCTGATAATGCAGCTTTATGGGACAGTGCATAGTGCTGTTGCTTCACaacaagaaggacctgggtttgattcccttgCTGGgtagccagggtcctttctgttggagtttgcatgttctccctgtgtaagCGTGggttcctccaggtgctccaaagacatgcagtcaggtcaagtGAGACTATTAAAAATGccccattgtgtgtgtgaatgtgatgaactggtataaaaataaaactactacaactactatactactataaACCTCTATAAAATTGAACTAGTATACTGTATCTGCTCTGAACAAAGTGATCGTCTATAGTAAATTCTGTGTGTGATGAAACAATTCCTTTATCATTTTAAAGTATGTAAAACAAAATTTGATGGCATGAAGCATGACTTTAATAAATGATTATCTACTATTATTGGCATAGACTACATTCATTATGCCCAGGGTACCATTTGGAATGCAGCCAGAAATGTTCTGGCACgtgctgtgtaaacaatgtTTATTACAGCAATTGGTAAACagttaaacataaaataaacaaaataacaaaataaaaggttgtttctataacatttatataaaattgtTCACCAAAGTTGGAGACATTATGTTAAGGATTAAACTCTTCTAAGGTTCATATGGatataatatttagatattttagaAAGCCTGTGGGCAAAGCCTCACTCACTTTGAGCACTGTTTAtaaccagtggcgtaactaggagctcatgggccccagtgcaaaaaaaatgttgggccccctcaacaaatttcaaatATATAAAAGCAATGTGCAGCAATTggggggcagtgcggtggggggttgagttcatgtcgtggagggcccttCTTCACCaagggccccagtgcacctgccccccccggtagttacgccccaTTTATAACCAACATATAACCACAGACTTTCCTCAGACATCAGTCCTTTAAAAGATCTTAGCTGGACCTGCAGCACTAGCTCAAGTATTAAAAATGCATATAAGACTATAGCCAGTGATGTTATAAACTTGAATTAAGCTTACCTCCACTCGGTAATGAAAACTTTCTGCTTGTTTATTAATGGACTCTGAATATTCCTTTCTTTGCactataaaacaaaaacatcattAGTTGAGACATAACTTTTATTCTGTGATTTAGAAAAAAATatctttgtttttacacttactgtaGATGGATTTTGCACTGGGCCGAGACATGTCAAACTTCTGAGGGGGCATTTCGAATGAGAAACCTCTAGAGTATAAACACAACAATTGGTTTTAATAACCACAGTCATAGTGATGAGTTTTTTACAACTGCTATATCGACGCCATGTAAATAGACAGACTTTACAAGGTTTTGTCAAATCACGTTAGCAAGTTTGGTCTACTTACAGCATGTTACATGACAATTTTAGCAAACTGTAATCTTATATCTGAAATATTATTATAGCTGAAATCTTGTCTGCCTTGTCAGAATGCTTACGCTAGAATAATGCTTACGTTAAAATAATCgaccaaaacattagaaccacttaAAGACATGCTTGGTAATGCCTGTTTTATAACAACTGTGCATGTCCCAGTCAGGGATACATATAATGTTGAGCTGATGGTAGCTAGTCATAGTATGTGTTGAATGTTGCAAATATGGGCAACACAAATATCTGAGTAATTTTGACAGAGGCCAAATCTTTATGGCCAAATGACTGGGTTGAATGACCTCCAAAACAGCAAGTGGTGCAgctgtggtgagtacccaccaacagtggtTTAAGGAGGGACAAACCAGTGACAGTTTGGGCAGCCAGGACTCATTAATGCCAGAGAACATTAAAGCTAAAGTAAGGACCAAGAGAAttgctactgtggctcaaaatACACATAAAGGCAACTGTAAGCAAAGGCTGTCCACATTTCTTTTAGGCTCATTCGTATAGTCGTAGTATAGGTTCCTGAAATTTGACAGAAACGCTCCAGTTTTTTCACACTGGATTGTATGAAGATAATCTCAATACAAAGCTTCTTTATGGATGGGACAAATGATCTTAGCATAACTGccaatattaaaaaacaaacgctTGAACAAAACCTCTTACATAACAGTGGGGTTACAAATCGTCAAATATGCCCCTAATTAAATACCTGGACTGGACAGGTGAGGTGTACATTCTTCTCTCGTGATGACACAAGTATTAAAAGCATATATGCTTCCTGGAACAACATATAAAGACAATCAAAAATACTACAGCTGACAGTGTTAATCTTGAAAAATTAAAGAATCTTTACTTATCTGACATAACATCTCTGTCTACAGTCCTGGACAAAGAAATATGGTCAAAACCAACattttctgaactccccggtttgaATCTTAGAACTGCTACCGGTGGGCTGGGTGCCCTCTAGCGggaacaattggcagtgcctgcaggctATCGGTCTTCTAGGTGGAAAAGATCGgactaataagtgggtgggatcttcaaacgctgtgcaaggaccctggttagcagccctGAGGCACCTATACAGCAGTGGCCTTGCGGGTCCGTCAGAGTATTtatgaataagaaggggttgagtGACTGCACACgcggcagagggggcacgggacaggcgaatatacccacctcgaatgcaatcaggatcCCCAGTAGAAGAAGAataattgactacgctaaaaatcgagagaaaaggggagaaaatgcataaagaaatacaaaaaatatttaggtGACTTTTCATCTTTACCAAGTGGACCCCCACCCTAACAGTTCACTACAGCATCAAACAAATTATGGCACTGAAGTGCATTTTTAGTCCTTGCTAAATTTCTAATCTCTAGTGACCACATTGTTGTTAAGGAATTTATTTTAACCAATTCTTTGTTGCTGATACCATTCAAAGGAATTTTGGCTTTGGGTAATTCTTTTTGCCCAGGAATGTACAGTAAAATTTACTCTCAAAAGGTATTTAGTAAAGCAGAAGCAGGTgaaaaagtaaacacaaaaaaacactatttacCATTTATAATGGATGTATTGTATGTGCTATttataattgtagttcataatgataatgcagaccTGTTGTTTATTTTAAGCATTTCCATTATTctacctcatacagtgtttctcCAAAAATctgtgtgaactgtgagcctgcttttgGCTGTCGAGACAGTCTACGCCAGGTTCCAtgtttgttactgccagtcaaaATAGGTAATAAGTGTTGATCAGTGCGTCTGGAtgtggttggagatttaaggtgttttaaCTTCGAAAAAGTCATTTTGAGTTTATGTTTTCTTGAGATTGGGGTAGCTCACAATggaaagagagataaaaattcaACAATGTGCTTTGTTTTGCTTTTGGACCGGATTAACGCGTTGATttctaaaacatttcaaaactcgccccCGACTCAGCCAGCGGATCTTAGAGTAGTAAAGCACATTTTTATGAGCAGCAATGACCTATGGATAAGCATGTAGGGAGCGCCCCCTGCTGGCCAAAAGATTGCAACTTTTTAGTCagttggttttttttattaggattttaacgtcatgttttacactttggttacattcaagacaggaacagtagttacttattacacaaggttcttcagttcacaaggttatatcaaacacagacatggacaatttcgtatctccatttcacctcgcttgcatgtctttggactgtgggaggaaacacacccggaggaaacccacgcagacacggggagaacatgcaatctccacacagagaggatccagaccgccccacctggggatcgaatccaggaccttcttgctgtgaggcgacagtggtacccacttagccaccgtgccgcccttttaGTCCGTAAGGCCATAAGAtagaaaaatgttaaaataaaatagccCTATATTTAGCTCCAAAAGATATAGAACCGATACTAAATGCAGGGATTTAAAGCATAAATCATTAAttccaaatgaaaaaaaaaaaagaaaaccagaGGAAAAAGTTAACACAACCTGGTCTTTACACTTTGCGAAAGGCAGTGTATCAAATCAGCCTAGCAGATTAATTTAGCAGGGATAGAAGTCATGTAGCAGGGTTATGTATAAAatgctaaatatatatataaaaaatctaACTTAGAAACAATACAATTGGAAAATTAAGAATGTGCCAGCCACATACAGTAAGGTAAACAGAGAaccatattacattttattaatgaatATTTGTATCATCATGTTTATAGTAAGGACTTAAACCAACTTTTAACTTCTAAACATTTAGTCTGCTGGGCAATTGCATCAGTTTCAAAAAGGTATGAAACTGCATGTATTTAGCAGTGTTAATCACCAACCTGTTataacatacagtgggggaaataagtattttatcccctgctgattttgtaaatttacccccttacaaagacttgaacagtctataatttttatggaaggtttattttaacagagagagacagaatatcaacaaaaaatccagaaaaaaaaacattaaataaaagttataaattaatttgtatttaattaagggaaataagtatttgatcccctaccaaccagcaagaattctgacccccacagaccggttatgtgcccatgaggcacacaaattagtcctgtccctgtataaaagactcctgtcacagaatcagtttcttccattcaaatctctcgaccaccatgggcaagaccaaagagctatcaaaggacgtcagggacaagattgtagacctgcacaaggctggaatgggctacaagaccatcagcaagaagcttggtaagaaagagaccactgttggtgcgataattcgaaaatggaagaaatacaagatcatagtcaatcaccctcactctggagctccatgcaagatctcacctggtggggtaagaatgattctgagaaaggtgaggtcagtccagaattacacgggaggagcttgtcaatgatctcaagggagctgggagcacagtcaccaagaaaaccattagtaacacacttcgccgtaatggattgagatcctgcagtgcccgcgaAGTCCCTTTGtttaagaaggctcatgtacaggcccatctgaagtttgccaatgcgATGATtccgagaaagcttgggagaatgtgatatggtcagatgagaccaaaattgagctctttggcattaactccactcgccgtgtttggaggcagagaaatgcccggtggggatggtgttcttggggtcatatccagcatttctctgctcccagctcccttgagatcattgacgagctcctcccgtgtaattctggactgacctcacctttctcagaatcattcttaccccaccaggtgagatcttgcatggagctccagagtgagggtgattgactgtgatcttgtatttcttccattttcgaattatcgcaccaacagtggtctctttctcaccaagtttcttgctgatggtcttgtagcccattccagccttgtgcaggtctacaatcttgtccctgacgtcctttgatagctctttaatcttgcccatggtggtcgagagatttgaacggaagaaactgattctgtgacaggaatcttttatacagggacaggactaatttgtgtgccttttgtgcacatgaccggtctgtgggggtcagaattcttttataacttttatttaatgtttttttctggatttttctttgatattctgtctctctgttaaaataaaccttccataaaaattagactgttcaagtctttgtaacggggtaaacttacaaaatcagcaggggatcaaatacttattttcctcactgtacatCTGATATTGTCAGAGCAGTTCTCCAACGTGACTTCACTGCTTTTTACAAAATCATCAATGTTTAACCTAGTTTTAATCTGGAGTGTAAATTATAAACTATTATCTAtctcaataaataaacacattttaacagtATGCCAAGTCATTTAACCCCTACTGTACAGGTCTTTAATACAGATGTATTCCTCAATATGACATACAAGCCAACATTTTTAATGTCACAGAGATGAAAATATCCATCTTTCCAAAATTAACATACAATTCTAAAAGATACCATATtgctaaaaatgctttttttttttttttttttaaataaacaaaccacTAATATACCAATATACTGATATATTCCAACAAAAACCCTTTACCTGAGACAACTTTTCAGCTTCAAATTTTCAGCCTAGAGATTCCTTCCTAAACTGGTAACCAGCATTTACAGAGCAGCATACAAGCGATACTGCATCCAGCCTGAACTTCACTGCTTAGCTTAGCATAAAACCCTGTGCAAAGTCCAGCTGCACCTGTAACAACTCAGCAAACAGGAAGTGAGCTCACGCAGGTATTATCTCTCTCAATTACAAGCAAGTATACTGGAAAATCTTCTTTATATCCCCAGTTCAAAGGTTGGAAGCACCAGTAATAAGCTAAGATTATGCATGAATCACAAACGTCTAGAACTTCAACCTTAGGATTCAGGCTTTTATTCAGCATTTATGACCAGCTTAGGTGGAGAGAACCAACCCTACCTCGTCATGACCATAAATGTTACGAAAACAAATCTAatccaattaaaaaaagaagtgaCAGTTGTTctgaaattaaaaagaaaaaaaaaaaaaaaacaggagccatatagtgtgtataacCAAATATTTTATTCAATCGGTTTATGTACACTTCGACAGTCAGACTATCTTTACAAGGACAGTTTATTAAAGGAAAAGCAGGTGGCTCCAATATGGGAGAGGCTCCATCAGCAGAGGTTTACACTGTGGCCTTGGCCTGAGTGGCCTTAGCCAACACTTTCAGATCGGAGATGCACTTAGCGATACTCTCCTTCTCCTGAAAACGAACCAgaggcaaaaatgtaaatatgtgaaGACATGTGAATCTTGAAAGAAGACCCTGTCTATGAGCTGCATCTTAGTAATCAAGCTGAGACTTCTGCATTTATAGTCTGGATATTGGTATGAAGTGATGTAATAAAATTCTAAATAACCTGCTACCACCATCCAGCAGAGTGACACAGACTAGCCATGGCAGATAGTAGCAGGCCGGTACTAATGAGTACTTTTACGTTTTCCTCAAATGGTAAATCATAACTTTTCTTGCATACCAGCACTGCCGGTTCTCTGTTCTGCCCCTTCTATAGGTTCTGGGTGATTCATAACGACAGTGGGGCCAAagagtatttagtcagccactgattgtgcaagttctcctacttagaaagatgagagaggtctgtaattttcatcataggtacacttcaactatgagagacaaaatgagaaaaaaaaaatccaggaaatctcattgtaggatttttaaagaatttatttgtaaattatggtggaaaataagtatttggtcaataacaaaagttcaactcaatactttgtaacataacctttgttggcaatgacagaggtcaaacgtttcctgtaagtcttcaccaggtttgcacacactgtagctggtattttggcccattcctccatgcagatctcctctagagcagtgatgttttggggctgtcgctgggcaacacggactccacaaattttctatggggttgaggtctggagactggctaggccactccaggaccttgaaatgatttttacggagccactccttcgttgctcgagcggtgtgtttgggatcattgtcatgcttgaagacccagccacgttccatcttcaatgctctcactgatggaaggaggttttggcttaaaatctcacgatacaagaccccgttcattcttcccttaacacggatcagtcgtcctgtcccctttgcagaaaaacagccccaaagcatgatgtttccacccccatgcttcacagtaggtatggtgttcttgggttcttcttcttcctccaaatatgacgagttgagtttttaccaaaaagttccattttggtttcttctgaccacatgatattctcccaatcctcttctggatcatccatatgctctctggtaaacttcagacgggcctggacatgtactggcttaagcagggggacacgcctggcactgcaggatttgagtccctctcggcgtagtgtgtatactgatggtagtagggctgtcgcgctaaccgcaattttgaaatatcgcggtatagaccagccaaccgcagggcatgccaagcaaccgcaacaccgcggtgttcacgttttttctttctttcttctatttttttttgttcatattgttgcaggtccatcttcttttatacgcttacattcgggcgtaataaatgttaaatgaattcataatgaaaatgagctaggagcgtcattttcccgcaacctgttctcatgcgttgctgctgagtgtcaggctttgtgttttaaaatgtaaacaatcgcaacaggaattataggcaagtttattaatgatcaaattgagttcacactcaataaatacttgtaatttagactatattcaaacagccttggtgaactaaaacacttaatgacggttaatatggcattgcagcctgcaaatattctctttctggtcttgctggaatgatttaaatgtattttttcgttgaataaaaatgtattgaaacgaataataacttgaaatgtagtatatattgttatgttaattatacctactaaatagatagtttgtcgcattgtaaagtcgcatgcaggtacagtacacgtgtattagtgtaacgagccccatcagagagagttttagtaccgaggggaacatcgctaccccactcagattctctctaaaccacatcagatgaacgtgttggttcttctagcgcgcataataacgcaggtttaaactcttacagactttattatatttcttttttaccatattttgattagatgtgtatttacaatatttagcctaaacactttttttcgtttcacactgtatatctagcctaggagctaaatttaaacctttttttaatagagaaaagacgcgcatccctgctctgttctgtatttaacattaaacacgcatttcattggtcttaaagccgtctcatctttgtcattataaagcaataatataccgaatcatagcctaacaataaagcttgtttatatagctctaaaatccagataaattaagtaattttcaaaaacaaaaaaaaatggcgatattaccgcgtaccgcgatattgagacaggttgaatatcgcaaggggaaattctttcaccgcgacagccctagatggtagcctttgttactttggtcccagctctctgcaggtcattcatcaggtccctccgtgtagttctgggatttttgctcaccgttctcatgatcattttgaccccacgggatgagatcttgaccccaagggagataatcaatggtcttgtatgtcttccattttcttacaattgctcccacagttgatttattcacaccaacctgcttgcctattgtagattcactcttcccagcctggtgcaggtctacaattttcttcctggtgtccttcgacagctctttggtcttggccatggttgagtttggagtctgactgtttgaggctgtggacaggtgtcttttatacagataacgaggtcaaacaggtgccattaatacaggtaacgagtggaggacagaaaagcttcttaaagaagaagttacaggtctgtgagagccagaaatcttgcttgtttgtgggtgaccaaatacttattttccaccataatttacaaataaattctttaaaaatcctacaatgtgatttcctggatttttttttctaattttgtctctcatagttgaagtgtacctatgatgaaaattacagacctctctcatctttctaagtaggagaacttgcacaatcagtggctgactaaatactttttgaccccactgtatatcatGAATCGATATCATCAAGGGAGCATTATCTCACCTGTTCCTGTTCTCTCAACAAGTCTAACAAGTAAGTTGCTAAGTAACGTTAATTCTGAATAAAATACTTAATGATTTGCTAATACACATGAAAACAAGTGAATAACAGAAGTGCTAGCACTTTTTCCACACTTCAAGCACCGATATAAATGATTATCAGAATGATTATGTTGTAAAATTAGTACTTAAAGCTAGCAGTTAgtcaaaaagcaaataatattaaaagatTATTTGATATATTAGATCATGAGGTCATTAgctgaatttaatttaatttaaaaaaaccttGTACGCGAACGCCCCCTTGTAAAggttttatgttacatcttttATAGCcaaagagagagtaagatgcattgcttgtgttgcctgggtcacgtgaaaaatcatggacaaaatgtgagttgcctgaaaaaaagtttgaaaggCCCTGCTCTAGAGAACCCCTTAAGCTTTTTAAGAAAATTACAGTACTTCTTctacattcattattttataagaTACACCTACCACACAGATAAACTTTGCATGTACAGTATACAAATACTGACTATAGCCAATCTGATGTTTTGTAGAATTCATCAACCCCCTTTGTCTGGTtccttttaaggttttttcctataattttaagggagtttttccttgccactgttgccctcggttcgctcaacaagggtttttggtctgtgggattttgtaaagttgctttgagacaatgtccactttaaaaagcgctatacaaataaatttgactggactccttgtaccccatttatcaactGAAAGGGACCCTATAGGACAACCGCTGACCAAATGTTAATTGGGGGTGgaccattattagcactgcaATGATACTGATATAGTAGTTTGTGTACTGGTGGGAGTATGAGGTGgagcagtgattttaaacatCTTGACATCAATACTGGAAGGAAAATAGTgcttcaaccaaaaatataaaagccAGCAGTGTGCTGTGATCAGAAAACAGGGGAATTACATCATACAGCAGCAAataagctacagtcagtaattgaataaTTGAATAGACAAGGgttatctgtatggtaggtacTGCTTGTGCAGGCACCTCATAATCATCTGGAAAGACAGATGTGGCTCATGTACCTGCTGTGGCGTGATGCTCTTAATGACGTTCTGTTCCACCCAGTTGACCATGTGCTCCTGCTCCAGGCGCCGCTGCAGATTTTGAAACTCCACCTGATATTCTAGCCTCTTCTTTACCTCGTTGGTCACCATGTGCAGACGCTCCCTGTAGTTGGTCTCCAAAAGCATGGCAATGTTGTTCTGTAAGCGAGAGGAATTTAGTATGCTCTAACATCAGCAGGGCTTGCACAACTATTCAGGTATATAATGTTCAAATCTCACAACTGCATTATAATTAGAATCCCAGTACCAATGACACCAACACTTAATACAATACATCTAATACAAATTGTAAACGTGGTcaacttttgttttgcagaatATCAACAACATGTAAATTAAGCAATATTTGTCTCACCCTCTTGGCATCAAAGAGCATGTGTCTTCCCTCCACTCTCCACTGCTCCTTCTTTTCATGCTCAATAGCTTCAACCATGCTATTCATGCCCACGCCCTTAACCTCCTGGGCCTTGGCCACTTTCTCCTGTAGGAAGATGAAATCAAACCATCCgataaatattgtttattttagggTTGCATTTTGGCAACTTACTTTGCACAATGCCTGTATGTACCAACAGTCATTATATATTGGGACACATACACGTTACACATATAGAAGCTGTAAACTCAAGAGCGTTTTAGGCAAAATACAACTAAACACAGAATTgagactaaacagctgtgttgCTAATTTGAGGACAAATGCTTCAATTTCCTAGGGAGTAAAAAGACTAGACTCTAGAGCACAAAAAGGTCCTGTTGTCTGAATCGAGATTTACACTATTCCAGAAGTATAAATCTAGGCAAATCTAGTCTTTGAGGCATGCTTTATAGAGTGGTTTGATTCTCCAATCATCAACACAAGACTAAAAATGAATGCATCTCTGAAGGGAACAGCGAACGTATGCCATAAAAAGCTCAAGA is part of the Trichomycterus rosablanca isolate fTriRos1 chromosome 7, fTriRos1.hap1, whole genome shotgun sequence genome and harbors:
- the atp5pb gene encoding ATP synthase F(0) complex subunit B1, mitochondrial — translated: MLSRLVLVSGSALKNSGSFGPCVVQASRSLHSSPQSLAPVPPLPEKGGKVRHGIFPEELFTLLYPKTGVTGPYMLGTGLLLYFLSKEIYVINHETFAAASIGAVIIYGVKKFGPQVAAFADKLNEEKVAKAQEVKGVGMNSMVEAIEHEKKEQWRVEGRHMLFDAKRNNIAMLLETNYRERLHMVTNEVKKRLEYQVEFQNLQRRLEQEHMVNWVEQNVIKSITPQQEKESIAKCISDLKVLAKATQAKATV